One stretch of Rhodoferax lithotrophicus DNA includes these proteins:
- a CDS encoding MerR family transcriptional regulator, whose protein sequence is MTQIKIPVFSQAQVEQRTGLSREVLRKWELRYGFPQPGRGARGQRHYSSNDVHKLELISRLLRQDLRAGTLVALPVAALQALHDEYSTQTGQNRPPPETLTQATHTLLESLLPGHSLEATGLFLQSQLLVHGLDNFVAHLMPAFNLAVGEAWLDQRLSIAAEHHYTATLRQVVLRALPEPSLNIKLPQVLLTTPPGELHSLGLLALHAQLSLEGAHCINLDCQLPATEVLRVVHDFQVGVVAVSASGCMPALEFTHYVDALTRTLPEDCTLWLGGQGCAALNLKEGMNCTLFKDTSQAVRHWLSLAKAHRECV, encoded by the coding sequence ATGACACAGATCAAGATTCCAGTCTTCAGCCAAGCCCAAGTGGAACAACGCACCGGACTCAGCCGCGAAGTGCTGCGCAAATGGGAACTGCGCTATGGTTTCCCACAGCCAGGAAGGGGTGCGCGAGGCCAACGCCACTACAGCTCAAACGATGTGCACAAACTTGAGTTGATCAGCCGATTGCTCAGGCAGGATCTGCGCGCTGGTACGCTGGTTGCTTTGCCCGTGGCGGCCTTGCAAGCCCTGCATGATGAATACAGTACGCAAACTGGCCAAAATCGCCCCCCCCCCGAGACCTTGACGCAGGCCACACACACGCTGCTGGAAAGTTTGTTGCCTGGTCACAGTCTTGAGGCAACAGGTTTGTTTTTGCAAAGCCAATTGCTTGTGCATGGCTTGGACAATTTTGTCGCTCACCTGATGCCGGCCTTCAATCTGGCCGTGGGCGAAGCCTGGCTCGACCAGCGTTTGAGCATTGCCGCCGAACACCACTACACCGCCACGCTGCGCCAAGTGGTGCTGCGCGCCTTGCCCGAACCCAGCCTGAATATCAAGCTGCCCCAGGTACTGCTCACCACACCACCAGGTGAGTTGCATAGCCTGGGCTTACTGGCTCTGCACGCCCAACTGAGCCTGGAAGGGGCGCACTGCATCAACCTGGACTGCCAACTGCCTGCCACGGAAGTGCTGCGTGTCGTGCATGATTTTCAAGTGGGGGTGGTGGCAGTCTCTGCCAGTGGGTGCATGCCTGCGCTTGAATTCACACACTATGTGGATGCCTTGACCCGCACCCTGCCGGAAGATTGCACGCTTTGGCTCGGGGGGCAAGGTTGCGCTGCATTGAACCTGAAAGAGGGCATGAACTGCACCCTGTTCAAGGATACCAGCCAAGCCGTTAGGCACTGGCTGAGTCTGGCCAAAGCACATCGCGAATGTGTTTGA